In Vanessa cardui chromosome 24, ilVanCard2.1, whole genome shotgun sequence, the genomic window AGACTAGACAAGTGAACAGGACATGGTATAAATAAATCCTACATACACTTGAAAGATTCTTAGGTGCTGACGACGTAACGTAacaattaaatctattatttacaTGACTAACAGGCGGTTTTACATTCTGATATATCTAGCTTTACtccatatattatcattatccGTTATTAGGGTATATAATCCTGCTAGGGTTATTCCGGCAGCTGCCCCTAAGCCCATTGAGCGGAGACCGGCCGTGCTTTTGTAGAGAATTCCAGTAGCCGTTGCAGCAATGAATGTGTTGGCGGTATCTTCTTTATCGCGGAGCCAAGTAACTCCAAGGGcaatacttgaataaaatgaaGCTAAGATACCTAGAGTACAACCTGTTGTTGTgcctgtaaataaaacaaaaactttcttACAATCAACATTTTGATTAGCAGAATTTAAGAATACTGTTTATCAACATAAAgatattagtttttaaatttttgatatttttaataacttaattgatttttttttgttgagtgTACTTAAAAGGTACCTgcaaaatattagtaaaataattaatattttaccaaATCCTCTTGCTGTGTAAGACACAGCAAGCTTACATCTCACTTAtatcacaaataaattataaattaaagtatgagttcaaatatttaaattcaacaaaaatataagaaaattaaaaataatcaatcacaTTGACAATACTGACCTTGTTTCATTACATAGTTAATTAATTGTGTCCTGCGAACTTTGCCCGTTTGTCCCGCCAGAGTTGTTGCTCTTAATCCTTTGTAGAGACCAGCCATACCCCCTAAACCTGAAAATAAAATGGATTCATTGTAGATGGTCTTGCCATTGTTTAAAAGCATATAgcaagtttattattaaaatatttttatatgtattgttaagatatatttttatacataacaaccaggaataaaatacatgttttgtgactataattatataaatatataccaaagATATGTTGCTCTTATACATATTCTATtgttaatttacatacaaataattggtattttatttagttatcctttaaaaagatatttttccAAAGTTGTATCCAATATAAGTGTATAcaggaaataatttattttcttaaaattaaatgatttaatttttaactaaatCATCTTCCAGTCAATATAACCTATAGATTACATTTCAGAAGTTTAATAAAGTTAGTACAGTTTTGTCTTATTTTCTATACAATAGATAttgtgtaaattaataattatcaccATCAATATTTACAGACTAGTGACAATACATTGTTTACACTTATTTGTATTGTAGtgcattgtttatattttcatgaTATTTGTAAgcagtataaaattatttgttccaTTGTTAATGCGAACAAAGATATATCAACTATAcagtatctatttttttaatttagtaactaTAGGATCTGATGATtgggttttataaataatatctatagcAGTGTGTTATAACAGCCTTTGCTAGGAgagttgtttaataaataacaatttatgtgTACCCAAACAGGTTTCAATTGAGTTAGTTCTTTGTTTCATCTATGAATTAGACAAACATGTAACCAAAGTATAATATTAGCTgcaaattcatttattcatgCCATGAgcaagttatattaattattacgtaaatTGTTAAGACTAGAGGTTACTTCCTGATATAAATGTGTGTAAATTACCTGAGCCTGACATAAACGACATTCCGATAATAGGTAAAGCGACATTCGATCGTCTAGCAGTCGAAGCCATGTGGCTCTCATCAGGATATAAGAATTCTGGTTGCATTTTCGGTATATAGTGCGGATCGAAGTTAAGATAGGGCGATAGGTTTGCGCTGGCCGATTTCTTCt contains:
- the LOC124539965 gene encoding mitochondrial import inner membrane translocase subunit Tim23; translated protein: MSLFSDIIPINKNEEKKSASANLSPYLNFDPHYIPKMQPEFLYPDESHMASTARRSNVALPIIGMSFMSGSGLGGMAGLYKGLRATTLAGQTGKVRRTQLINYVMKQGTTTGCTLGILASFYSSIALGVTWLRDKEDTANTFIAATATGILYKSTAGLRSMGLGAAAGITLAGLYTLITDNDNIWSKARYIRM